The proteins below are encoded in one region of Triticum aestivum cultivar Chinese Spring chromosome 1B, IWGSC CS RefSeq v2.1, whole genome shotgun sequence:
- the LOC123122972 gene encoding E3 ubiquitin-protein ligase AIRP2 — translation MRKAYRDSLKVLEADIQHANTLATEFPREYDGACLQMRLSFSPAAHIFLFLVQWTDCSLAGALGLMRILIYKVYVDGTTTMSTHERKASIKEFYAVIFPSLLQLQRGITDMEDKKQKAVCMERYRRRDEDETSSLSDVDAEWEEECGICMEMNSKVVLPNCTHAMCLRCYQDWNSRSQSCPFCRDNLKKTDPGDLWIYVEDDDVVDMETVSRENLRRLFMYINKLPLIVPDVIFSVYDSHIK, via the exons atgcggaaGGCGTACAGGGACTCCCTCAAGGTGCTCGAAGCTGACATCCAGCACGCCAACACCCT GGCGACTGAATTTCCGCGGGAGTACGATGGGGCGTGCCTGCAGATGCGGCTGTCGTTTAGCCCCGCCGCGCACATATTCCTCTTCCTGGTGCAGTGGACGGACTGCAGCCTCGCTGGGGCTCTCGGATTGATGAGGATCCTCATATACAAG GTCTACGTCGATGGCACAACCACCATGTCGACCCATGAGAGGAAAGCCAGCATCAAGGAATTCTATG CTGTAATATTTCCTTCTTTGCTGCAACTGCAAAGAGGGATCACTGATATGGAGGACAAGAAGCAGAAGGCCGTGTGTATGGAGAGGTACAGAAGGAGAGATGAAGACGAAACAAGCAGCTTATCTGATGTTGATGCTGAGTGGGAGGAGGAATGTGGGATCTGCATGGAGATGAACAGCAAAGTTGTGTTGCCCAACTGCACACATGCGATGTGTCTCAGATGCTATCAGGACTG GAACTCGAGGTCACAGTCCTGCCCATTCTGCCGCGACAACTTGAAGAAGACTGACCCTGGTGACTTGTGGATTTACGTCGAGGACGATGACGTGGTCGACATGGAGACGGTATCAAGAGAGAACCTCAGACGGCTGTTCATGTACATAAACAAGCTCCCTCTGATCGTGCCTGATGTCATCTTCAGTGTCTATGATTCCCACATAAAATGA
- the LOC123122979 gene encoding uncharacterized protein YxbD yields the protein MAAAATEATILELDPSHERAGRVIDDIVRLEKRIFPKHESLARSFHDELKRRNTGLIYSTSGVGDDEEVAGYAMYTCTTFLCASITKLAVKESCRRQGLGEALLQAAVDRCRRRRVQRVSLHVDPARTAAVALYRKAGLQVDATIEGYYSAQRNAYRMYMDL from the exons ATGGCGGCGGCCGCGACCGAAGCGACGATCCTCGAGCTGGACCCTTCGCACGAGCGCGCCGGCCGCGTTATCGACGACATCGTGCGGCTGGAGAAGAGGATCTTCCCGAAGCACGAGTCGCTGGCGCGCTCGTTCCACGACGAGCTCAAACGCCGGAACACCGGCCTGATCTACTCGACGtccggcgtcggcgacgacgaggagGTCGCTGGGTACGCCATGTACACCTGCACCACCTTCCTCTGCGCCTCCATCACCAAACTCGCCG TGAAGGAGAGCTGCCGGAGGCAGGGCCTGGGCGAGGCGCTGCTGCAGGCCGCCGTGGACAGGTGCCGGAGGAGGCGGGTCCAGCGGGTGTCCCTCCACGTCGACCCGGCGAGGACGGCCGCGGTGGCGCTTTACCGGAAGGCCGGGTTGCAGGTCGACGCCACCATCGAGGGCTACTACTCCGCGCAGAGGAATGCTTACCGGATGTACATGGATCTCTAG